A stretch of the Bradyrhizobium sp. CCBAU 53351 genome encodes the following:
- a CDS encoding class I SAM-dependent methyltransferase, whose amino-acid sequence MAADISRAGVEKAYGRWAPVYDLVFGKVFDAGRQSTIAEADRIGGRILDVGVGTGLSLSDYSRTTKICGVDISEPMLRKAQARVRSLRLSNVEVLAVMDAKNLAFPSDFFDAVVAQYVITAVPDPEGTLDEFVRVLKPGGELILVNHIGAESGPRKLFELAFAPIARRLGWRPEFPWARLEGWAARHGGITLAERRPMPPMGHFSLIRYRKS is encoded by the coding sequence ATGGCAGCAGACATCTCGCGGGCCGGGGTCGAGAAGGCCTATGGCCGCTGGGCGCCGGTCTATGATCTCGTGTTCGGCAAGGTGTTCGACGCCGGACGGCAGTCGACCATCGCAGAGGCCGACCGCATCGGCGGCCGAATCCTCGACGTCGGCGTCGGCACCGGGCTGTCGCTGTCGGACTATTCGCGCACCACGAAGATCTGCGGCGTCGACATTTCCGAGCCGATGCTGCGCAAGGCGCAGGCGCGCGTGCGGAGCTTGCGGCTCTCCAATGTCGAGGTGCTCGCGGTGATGGATGCGAAGAACCTCGCCTTCCCATCAGATTTCTTCGACGCCGTGGTCGCGCAATATGTCATCACCGCCGTGCCCGATCCCGAAGGCACGCTCGACGAGTTCGTGCGCGTGCTCAAGCCGGGTGGCGAGCTGATCCTGGTCAACCACATCGGCGCCGAGAGCGGTCCGCGCAAGCTGTTCGAGCTGGCCTTTGCGCCGATCGCCCGCCGCCTCGGCTGGCGCCCGGAATTCCCGTGGGCCCGCCTCGAGGGCTGGGCGGCCAGGCACGGCGGCATCACGCTGGCCGAACGCCGCCCGATGCCGCCGATGGGGCACTTTTCGCTGATCCGCTACCGCAAATCGTGA
- the mnmA gene encoding tRNA 2-thiouridine(34) synthase MnmA: MLNSLDLEGRPEDTRVVVAMSGGVDSSTTAALLKAEGYDVVGITLQLYDHGAATHRKGACCAGQDIHDARDVAAKLGIPHYVLDYEDRFRESVIDNFADSYALGETPVPCIECNRSVKFRDLLKTARELGAQALATGHYVASRRREDGSRALVCAADADRDQSYFLFATTQEQLDFLRFPLGDMTKPETRELARRFGLSVADKHDSQDICFVPTGRYTDIITRLRPNAMDPGDIVDLDGRVLGRHNGIANFTIGQRRGLGIAAHAPLYVVRLEAAHRRVVVGPRDALKMHRIALRDVNWIGDGDLDRAIGGGLELFVRVRSTRSPQPAWLRGGNGHYEVELVAGEEGVSPGQACVFYDAASGQARVLGGGFIQSAAAKVGAASARPLAEAVRG; the protein is encoded by the coding sequence ATGCTCAACAGTCTGGATCTCGAAGGCCGTCCTGAGGACACCAGGGTCGTCGTTGCCATGTCGGGCGGCGTCGATTCCTCGACGACGGCTGCGCTGTTGAAGGCGGAAGGCTACGACGTCGTCGGCATCACGCTGCAGCTCTACGATCACGGCGCGGCGACGCACCGCAAGGGCGCATGCTGCGCCGGCCAGGACATCCACGACGCGCGCGACGTCGCGGCCAAGCTCGGTATTCCCCATTACGTGCTCGACTACGAGGATCGCTTCCGCGAGTCCGTCATCGACAATTTCGCCGATAGCTACGCGCTCGGCGAAACGCCGGTGCCGTGCATCGAGTGCAACCGCTCGGTCAAGTTCCGCGACCTCCTGAAGACCGCGCGCGAACTCGGGGCGCAGGCGCTCGCCACCGGCCATTACGTCGCCTCGCGCCGCCGCGAGGACGGCTCGCGCGCGCTGGTCTGCGCGGCCGACGCCGACCGCGACCAGAGCTATTTCCTGTTCGCGACGACGCAAGAGCAGCTCGACTTCTTGCGCTTCCCGCTCGGCGACATGACCAAGCCCGAGACGCGCGAGCTCGCGCGGCGCTTTGGCCTGTCCGTCGCCGACAAGCACGACAGCCAGGACATCTGCTTCGTGCCGACCGGGCGCTACACCGACATCATCACGCGTCTGCGGCCGAACGCGATGGACCCTGGCGACATCGTCGATCTCGACGGCCGCGTGCTCGGCCGGCACAACGGCATCGCCAATTTCACGATCGGCCAGCGCCGCGGACTCGGCATCGCAGCTCACGCGCCGCTGTATGTGGTGCGGCTGGAGGCGGCTCACCGCCGCGTCGTCGTCGGCCCGCGCGATGCGCTGAAGATGCACCGCATCGCACTTCGCGACGTCAACTGGATCGGCGACGGCGACCTCGACCGCGCCATCGGCGGCGGCCTCGAACTGTTTGTGCGCGTGCGCTCGACCCGCTCGCCGCAGCCGGCCTGGCTGCGCGGCGGCAATGGCCATTACGAGGTCGAGCTCGTCGCCGGCGAGGAGGGCGTCTCGCCCGGCCAGGCCTGCGTGTTCTACGACGCAGCGAGCGGGCAGGCGCGCGTGCTCGGCGGCGGCTTCATCCAGAGCGCCGCCGCGAAGGTTGGTGCTGCATCGGCGCGCCCGCTTGCCGAAGCGGTTCGCGGCTAA
- a CDS encoding flagellar hook-length control protein FliK: MVGRTSEVTASVQVSSTQQKPARSQSAKEAPANDSFGSLVDSNAQAISTNAASQAQDSAPRRSDSSSSSQDKGPRDTSSTDQSSQSKASDDTDVSAPARDDKTGDATADPAKDAGKAKDKSETSDAKSTDASEETKGDKAEATDGLAAAVDPAAIAPTDAAQAAVPDPNAIVVAAPVVPTDPNAAATQAATSSPLTIAAAGLAASASTAAQIAGTKTDPATPGDKSAKTASAKVDADTSATLADAATGATDEVTAGAKPTSGLVPVNPGTPKTSFQAVATAQGQSDVSNIGQDTGKANAAPTQALGIATANAAAHPQGPKPQADDAATETKPGAADRSPDAIPAAPAAQAHANAQAAFNATDASAQAASAVQAPLTNTTSTASASTATLTATAATATAVPISGVPVEIAAAIRSGRSRFDISLDPAELGRIDVRIHVDRAGNVTSHLTVEKPETLQMLRQDAPQLQRALDDAGLKTGSNGLSFSLRDQNSSGQNSGQNNDNGGNARRLIISEDDTVAAAPVGRGYGRMYGPSSGVDIRV, encoded by the coding sequence GTGGTCGGTCGTACGTCAGAAGTCACGGCAAGCGTGCAAGTTTCGAGCACGCAGCAAAAGCCTGCCCGCTCGCAGAGCGCCAAAGAGGCGCCCGCGAACGACAGCTTCGGGTCGCTGGTCGACAGCAATGCCCAGGCGATCAGCACCAATGCGGCCTCGCAGGCTCAGGACAGCGCGCCGCGACGGAGCGATTCGTCCTCGTCCTCCCAGGACAAGGGCCCGCGCGACACCTCATCCACGGATCAATCCTCGCAGAGCAAGGCGAGCGACGACACCGACGTATCGGCCCCCGCCAGGGACGACAAAACGGGCGACGCCACCGCCGACCCGGCCAAGGACGCCGGCAAGGCCAAGGACAAGTCCGAGACATCCGACGCCAAATCGACTGACGCGTCCGAGGAGACCAAGGGCGACAAGGCCGAGGCCACCGACGGGCTCGCCGCCGCCGTGGATCCCGCGGCAATCGCACCGACCGATGCGGCGCAGGCCGCCGTGCCCGATCCCAACGCGATCGTGGTGGCCGCGCCTGTGGTCCCGACCGATCCGAACGCGGCTGCGACCCAGGCCGCCACCTCCTCGCCGCTGACGATCGCCGCCGCAGGCCTTGCCGCCAGCGCCTCGACCGCGGCGCAGATCGCGGGCACCAAGACCGACCCCGCAACGCCAGGCGACAAGAGCGCCAAGACCGCCAGCGCCAAGGTCGATGCCGACACGTCGGCGACGCTGGCCGACGCCGCGACCGGCGCAACCGACGAGGTCACCGCCGGCGCCAAGCCGACCAGTGGACTGGTCCCCGTCAATCCCGGCACGCCGAAGACCTCGTTCCAGGCCGTCGCCACCGCGCAAGGACAGTCCGACGTCTCCAATATCGGCCAGGACACCGGCAAGGCGAACGCCGCCCCGACGCAAGCACTGGGCATTGCGACCGCCAACGCCGCCGCGCATCCGCAAGGCCCCAAGCCGCAAGCGGATGACGCAGCGACCGAGACGAAGCCGGGCGCCGCGGACCGCAGCCCCGACGCGATTCCGGCGGCACCGGCCGCCCAGGCCCATGCCAATGCGCAGGCCGCCTTCAACGCCACCGATGCGAGCGCGCAGGCCGCTTCCGCCGTGCAGGCGCCGCTGACCAACACGACCTCGACCGCGTCCGCATCGACCGCGACACTGACCGCAACTGCGGCGACGGCCACGGCGGTGCCAATCAGCGGCGTGCCGGTCGAGATCGCGGCCGCGATCCGCTCCGGCAGGTCCCGCTTCGACATCAGCCTCGATCCGGCCGAGCTCGGCCGCATCGACGTGCGCATCCATGTCGACCGCGCCGGCAACGTCACCTCGCATCTCACGGTGGAGAAGCCGGAGACACTGCAGATGCTGCGCCAGGACGCGCCGCAATTGCAGCGCGCGCTCGACGACGCCGGCCTCAAGACCGGCAGCAACGGGCTGTCCTTCAGCCTGCGCGACCAGAATTCATCGGGCCAGAACTCCGGCCAGAACAACGACAATGGCGGCAATGCCCGCCGGCTGATCATCAGCGAGGACGACACTGTCGCTGCCGCACCCGTCGGGCGCGGCTATGGCCGCATGTACGGGCCGAGCAGCGGCGTCGATATCAGAGTGTAA
- a CDS encoding flagellar hook assembly protein FlgD, which translates to MTTTTGATAPAVVSGTTDLPKSSSSNSLSSTTGSTLAGNFQTFLTLLTTQLQNQNPLDPLDTNQFTQQLVQFAGVEQQLKTNDALSQLVTLQQTTQATQALGFVGKTALVDGSTATMKSSSATWHLNVPTDSTVDITVANASGQTVFTGKYTAAAGTDIPFTWNGQGNDGTQWPDGKYTITATGKDVANNNVGIAAQVQGTVSSVDLTQSPPLLTIDGASYTLSQVKSIIATSSN; encoded by the coding sequence ATGACAACCACGACTGGCGCTACTGCCCCTGCTGTCGTCTCCGGGACGACGGACCTGCCGAAATCCTCCTCGTCGAACTCCTTGAGCTCGACCACGGGATCGACGCTCGCCGGCAACTTCCAGACCTTCCTGACGCTGCTGACCACGCAACTGCAGAACCAGAACCCGCTGGATCCGCTCGACACCAACCAGTTCACCCAGCAGCTGGTGCAGTTCGCCGGCGTCGAGCAGCAGCTCAAGACCAATGATGCGCTGTCCCAGCTCGTCACCCTGCAGCAGACCACGCAGGCGACCCAGGCGCTGGGCTTCGTCGGCAAGACCGCCCTGGTCGACGGTTCGACCGCGACCATGAAGAGCTCGTCGGCCACCTGGCATCTCAACGTGCCCACGGATTCTACCGTCGACATTACCGTCGCCAATGCCAGCGGCCAGACCGTGTTCACCGGCAAATATACCGCCGCCGCCGGCACCGACATCCCCTTCACCTGGAACGGCCAGGGCAATGACGGCACCCAATGGCCCGACGGCAAGTACACGATCACGGCCACGGGCAAGGACGTCGCGAACAACAATGTCGGCATCGCCGCGCAGGTGCAGGGCACCGTGTCGTCCGTCGACCTGACCCAGTCGCCGCCGCTGCTCACCATCGACGGCGCCAGCTACACGCTGAGCCAGGTCAAGAGCATCATCGCGACGAGCAGCAATTAG
- a CDS encoding DUF1153 domain-containing protein — protein MTEPHRPRVKYVIGPDGSPLTIADLPAPGTKRWVIRRKAEVVAAVRGGLLSLEEACSRYTLTVDEFLSWQFSIDQHGLAGLRTTRIQQYRQ, from the coding sequence ATGACAGAACCCCATCGCCCGAGGGTAAAATACGTCATCGGGCCGGACGGCAGTCCGTTGACGATCGCGGACCTGCCTGCACCCGGCACCAAACGCTGGGTCATCCGCCGCAAGGCCGAAGTTGTCGCCGCTGTCCGTGGTGGACTTCTCTCGCTCGAGGAGGCCTGCAGCCGTTATACCCTGACGGTCGACGAATTCCTCTCCTGGCAGTTTTCCATCGACCAGCATGGTCTGGCGGGTCTTCGAACCACCCGTATCCAGCAATATCGCCAGTAA